One Candidatus Roseilinea sp. genomic region harbors:
- a CDS encoding ABC transporter substrate-binding protein has protein sequence MKRREFLSVAAKSAAIGATSTTFAVPTIVHAQTQRIRWQMATSWPVSLDTIYGAAEYFAERVAALTDGRFQITPNPAGKLSRGTDILDVVSQGAVPIGHTASYYYIGKSPVTAFSTALPFGMTLRQQNAWLYEGGGLKLLQEIYAKRFNVIHWPAGNTGAQMGGWFRKEVKTVKDLQGLKMRIPGLGGEVMKRLGVTVQTLPGGEIFQALQTGTVDAAEWVGPYDDEKLGFFKVAKFYYYPGWWEPAPSLEIEVNLNEWNKLPKAYQEAIKSAAAEANQNMVARYDARNAAALAKLTAQGVQVKRFSNEILAAAQKAALGLYEEYASKDADFKRVYESWKKFKAETDKWFGLNEYAIEGFLFGAS, from the coding sequence ATGAAACGTCGCGAATTCCTGTCTGTGGCTGCCAAAAGCGCCGCTATCGGCGCGACCTCGACCACCTTTGCCGTCCCAACCATCGTGCATGCTCAGACGCAAAGGATACGCTGGCAGATGGCCACCAGTTGGCCGGTGTCGCTCGACACCATCTACGGCGCAGCAGAATATTTTGCCGAGCGCGTCGCAGCCCTGACAGACGGGCGCTTTCAGATCACACCCAACCCGGCCGGCAAACTTTCGCGCGGCACCGACATCCTTGACGTGGTCTCGCAGGGCGCGGTGCCCATCGGGCACACGGCATCGTACTACTATATCGGCAAGAGCCCGGTCACGGCGTTTAGCACTGCCCTGCCCTTCGGCATGACCTTACGGCAGCAGAACGCCTGGCTTTATGAAGGTGGGGGCCTCAAGCTGCTCCAGGAGATATATGCCAAGCGCTTCAACGTGATTCATTGGCCGGCCGGCAACACCGGCGCCCAGATGGGCGGTTGGTTCCGCAAGGAAGTGAAGACGGTCAAAGACCTGCAAGGGTTGAAGATGCGCATCCCCGGCCTGGGCGGCGAGGTGATGAAGCGGCTGGGGGTGACCGTGCAGACGTTGCCGGGCGGCGAGATCTTCCAAGCACTGCAGACCGGCACGGTGGACGCTGCGGAGTGGGTCGGCCCCTATGACGATGAAAAGCTTGGATTCTTCAAAGTCGCCAAATTCTATTACTACCCCGGCTGGTGGGAGCCGGCGCCGTCGCTGGAGATCGAGGTGAATCTCAATGAATGGAATAAGCTGCCCAAGGCCTATCAGGAAGCCATAAAGAGCGCCGCAGCCGAGGCCAATCAAAACATGGTCGCGCGCTACGATGCGCGTAACGCAGCCGCGCTGGCTAAGCTCACCGCTCAAGGGGTGCAGGTCAAACGGTTTAGCAACGAAATCCTGGCTGCGGCCCAGAAAGCAGCTTTGGGGCTGTACGAAGAGTATGCCAGCAAGGACGCTGATTTCAAGCGCGTTTATGAAAGCTGGAAGAAGTTCAAAGCCGAAACCGACAAGTGGTTTGGGCTGAACGAGTATGCCATCGAGGGCTTCCTCTTTGGCGCATCGTAA
- a CDS encoding C4-dicarboxylate ABC transporter, whose protein sequence is MEGFNPQWLGILMFVGFFFLLLTGYPVAFSFAGVSIVFGLIGLAMGAFDFNLLLSLPNSWFGIMSDSTLLAIPFFIFMGAILEKSGLAEELLETVGQLMGPLKGGIALAVVVVGTLLAATTGVVAATIIAMGLISLPTMLKYGYNKELATGVIVASGTMAQMIPPSIVLVLLSDQFGLSIGDLFAGALVPGLLLAASYAIYALVVAYTRPGSAPALPPEARTLSSRTLLLRTLRAFIPPVVLILAVLGTIFAGLATPSEAGAFGAIGASILAVINRRMSRKVITDAALSTAKTTGLVLMILFASTLFTKVLFALGSDLLIEEWLTNLPGGFWTFIIVANIAIFLLGIFLEFTEITYIAMPLLVPAAERVLDAFNPTGAFSNEGYTMVWFAIVVAINLQTAFISPPVGFSLFYMQSVAPKEVSTVEIHRSAIPFMIIQLVVLAIVIAFPETVNALVRLSFR, encoded by the coding sequence ATGGAAGGATTCAACCCACAGTGGCTTGGCATCCTGATGTTCGTCGGCTTCTTCTTCTTGTTGCTGACGGGCTACCCGGTGGCCTTCTCCTTTGCCGGCGTCTCCATCGTGTTTGGGCTGATCGGCCTGGCGATGGGCGCGTTCGACTTCAATTTGCTGCTGTCGCTGCCGAATAGCTGGTTCGGCATCATGAGCGATAGCACACTGCTGGCGATCCCCTTCTTCATCTTCATGGGCGCCATCCTGGAAAAGTCGGGGCTGGCGGAGGAGCTGCTCGAAACGGTCGGCCAGTTGATGGGGCCGCTGAAGGGGGGCATTGCGCTGGCGGTGGTGGTAGTGGGGACATTGCTGGCGGCGACCACTGGCGTCGTGGCGGCCACCATCATCGCCATGGGGCTGATCTCGTTGCCCACCATGCTGAAGTACGGCTACAACAAAGAGCTGGCCACCGGCGTGATTGTCGCCTCCGGCACTATGGCGCAGATGATTCCGCCCAGCATTGTGCTGGTGCTGCTCAGCGACCAGTTTGGGCTGTCCATCGGTGATTTGTTCGCCGGGGCGCTGGTGCCCGGCCTGCTATTGGCTGCGTCTTACGCCATCTACGCGCTGGTGGTCGCCTACACCCGTCCAGGCAGTGCGCCGGCCCTGCCACCGGAGGCGCGCACGCTCAGCAGCCGTACTTTGCTCTTGCGCACGCTCCGCGCGTTCATCCCGCCGGTGGTGCTTATCCTGGCGGTGCTCGGCACGATCTTTGCCGGCCTGGCCACCCCCAGCGAGGCCGGGGCGTTCGGCGCCATCGGCGCCTCCATCTTGGCCGTGATCAATCGCCGGATGAGTCGCAAGGTCATCACCGACGCCGCCCTCTCCACTGCCAAAACCACCGGCCTGGTCCTGATGATCCTCTTTGCCTCCACCCTGTTCACCAAGGTGCTGTTCGCCCTGGGCAGCGACCTGTTGATCGAAGAATGGTTGACCAACCTGCCGGGCGGGTTCTGGACGTTTATCATCGTTGCGAACATCGCCATCTTCCTGCTGGGCATCTTCCTCGAGTTCACCGAGATCACCTACATCGCCATGCCGCTGCTGGTGCCGGCAGCCGAGCGAGTGTTGGATGCGTTTAATCCAACAGGCGCCTTCTCCAACGAGGGCTACACCATGGTGTGGTTTGCCATTGTAGTCGCCATCAACCTGCAAACAGCCTTCATCTCGCCACCGGTCGGCTTTTCGCTGTTCTACATGCAGAGCGTGGCGCCGAAGGAGGTGAGCACCGTCGAGATCCACCGCAGCGCGATCCCCTTTATGATCATTCAACTCGTGGTGCTGGCCATCGTGATCGCCTTCCCGGAGACGGTCAACGCGCTGGTGCGATTATCGTTCAGATAG
- a CDS encoding C4-dicarboxylate ABC transporter substrate-binding protein produces MKALLRVASFIDSITDRLSGLISIIVVLAVLAGFLNAALRYLGQALQRTLISNELIQLQWYLFSLLFLIGFPYLLKHNVNVRVDFFYSRWGPRQRALVDFLGTLLFLLPFCLLAIYVSIGPVLTSWGRLPDGSWGPWEVSSDAGGLPLAPLKSLIIVGFFGLLVQAISQLIKYVAVLLGYHEADQAVMVAETDQMMADEMVREMREELEHEAMAR; encoded by the coding sequence TTGAAGGCGTTGCTGCGTGTCGCATCATTCATCGACTCGATCACCGATCGGCTGAGCGGGCTGATCAGCATCATCGTTGTTCTGGCCGTCTTGGCTGGCTTTCTGAACGCTGCTTTGCGCTACCTCGGCCAAGCGCTGCAACGCACGTTGATCTCCAACGAGTTGATCCAGTTGCAATGGTATCTCTTCTCGCTCCTCTTTCTGATCGGCTTTCCCTACCTGCTCAAGCACAACGTCAATGTGCGCGTGGACTTCTTCTACTCGCGCTGGGGGCCGCGCCAACGCGCGCTCGTGGACTTCCTGGGCACCTTGCTCTTCCTCCTCCCGTTCTGCTTGTTAGCGATCTATGTGAGCATTGGCCCGGTGCTGACGTCGTGGGGGCGCCTGCCGGACGGGAGCTGGGGGCCTTGGGAGGTGTCGAGCGACGCCGGTGGCTTGCCACTCGCGCCGCTTAAGTCGCTGATCATCGTCGGTTTCTTCGGTCTGCTGGTGCAGGCCATCTCGCAACTGATTAAGTACGTTGCCGTCCTCCTCGGCTACCATGAAGCCGATCAAGCGGTGATGGTGGCCGAAACCGACCAGATGATGGCCGACGAAATGGTGCGCGAGATGCGCGAAGAGCTGGAGCACGAGGCTATGGCGCGCTGA
- a CDS encoding transcriptional regulator, whose amino-acid sequence MLSESAQDYLKAIYSLRYENARATTNALAARLNVTAASVTGMLKKLAELKLVFYEPYQGATLTPAGEKIALEVIRHHRLIELYLTEAMGYSWDQVHAEADRLEHAISEEFEDRISTLLGHPTVDPHGDPIPTKDGEIATSSRDTLDTIAEGSRVRIERVRDEDPALLREVADLGLMPQTVITIGSRPDGDSLTVYLADGQPRCISTRIAQNIFIVDAP is encoded by the coding sequence ATGCTCTCAGAATCCGCCCAAGACTATCTGAAAGCGATTTATAGCCTGCGCTATGAGAACGCGCGCGCCACGACGAACGCGCTCGCGGCCCGGCTGAACGTGACGGCTGCTTCCGTCACCGGTATGCTCAAGAAGCTGGCCGAGCTGAAGCTGGTGTTCTATGAGCCATACCAGGGGGCCACGCTGACGCCTGCGGGTGAGAAGATCGCGCTGGAGGTGATTCGTCACCATCGGCTGATCGAGCTGTATCTGACCGAAGCGATGGGCTATTCGTGGGACCAAGTGCACGCTGAAGCGGATCGCTTGGAACATGCCATTAGTGAGGAGTTCGAGGATCGCATCTCAACTCTGCTCGGCCACCCGACCGTGGATCCGCATGGCGACCCCATCCCGACCAAAGACGGCGAAATCGCCACCAGCTCGCGAGACACACTGGACACCATCGCAGAGGGCAGCCGGGTACGGATTGAGCGTGTGCGCGACGAAGACCCCGCGCTCTTACGCGAAGTGGCCGACCTGGGGCTTATGCCGCAGACCGTCATCACCATCGGCAGCCGGCCGGACGGCGACTCGCTCACCGTGTATCTTGCCGATGGCCAACCTCGCTGCATCAGCACCCGGATCGCTCAAAACATCTTCATCGTAGATGCCCCTTGA
- the plsY gene encoding glycerol-3-phosphate acyltransferase, translating into MSAFWISAACGLAGYVIGSIPFGWIIVKLVKGIDVREFGSGRTGGTNVFRAAGLVPGLVTAILDVLKGVIAVLIVRQFVVDTGGWAEALAGFGVVLGHNASCFLNFRGGAGGATAVGTSIAIWPWGGVPAFAIGSLMLFVGGYASIASMLAGLTVAVGNTIGAMLGVTYWSYAAYGWGVLGLILVALRPNIERLRAGTEKRVSWFKRPQPSQSGSPTAHP; encoded by the coding sequence ATGAGCGCATTCTGGATCAGCGCCGCATGCGGCTTAGCCGGCTACGTGATCGGCTCGATCCCGTTCGGCTGGATTATCGTCAAACTGGTCAAAGGCATAGACGTGCGCGAGTTCGGGAGCGGCCGCACCGGCGGCACGAATGTATTTCGCGCGGCAGGCCTCGTGCCGGGTTTAGTGACGGCCATCCTCGACGTGTTGAAGGGCGTGATCGCCGTGCTGATTGTGCGCCAGTTCGTCGTGGATACAGGGGGCTGGGCCGAGGCGCTGGCCGGCTTTGGCGTCGTGCTCGGTCACAACGCGTCGTGCTTCCTCAACTTTCGTGGCGGCGCAGGCGGCGCGACCGCCGTCGGCACCAGCATCGCGATCTGGCCGTGGGGCGGCGTGCCGGCATTCGCCATCGGTTCGCTCATGCTGTTCGTCGGCGGCTATGCTTCGATCGCTTCAATGCTGGCCGGGTTGACCGTTGCCGTCGGGAACACCATCGGCGCGATGCTGGGCGTCACGTACTGGTCCTATGCGGCCTACGGCTGGGGCGTGCTTGGGCTGATCCTGGTCGCCCTCCGCCCGAACATTGAACGCTTGCGCGCTGGCACCGAGAAGCGCGTGTCGTGGTTCAAGCGTCCTCAGCCGTCGCAGTCTGGTTCGCCCACAGCGCACCCATGA
- a CDS encoding RNA pseudouridine synthase gives MRSLRPHRIEVLCADDHLVAVNKPAGVTTAHDAARPDEPDLRTLLEARFGRLWLVHRLDRDTSGVIIFARNEPAHRALSEQFEGRAVTKLYHALLVGNPTWTERTADAPLRVDGDRRHRTVVDIAHGKPSVTHFRVLQRLKRYALVEAMPETGRAHQIRVHAALLGHPIAADDLYGDGKPVFLSQLKPNYRANSAEEIPLIGRTALHARRLKLTHPVTGEALDLLAPYAKDFNAVVRQLAKLA, from the coding sequence ATGAGATCGCTTCGCCCTCACCGGATAGAGGTGCTATGCGCCGACGATCATCTGGTCGCCGTCAACAAACCCGCCGGCGTCACCACTGCGCACGATGCTGCACGCCCCGACGAGCCGGATTTGCGCACGCTGCTGGAGGCGCGGTTTGGCCGATTATGGCTGGTGCATCGCCTCGACCGCGACACCAGCGGCGTCATCATCTTTGCGCGAAACGAGCCAGCCCATCGCGCGCTCAGTGAGCAGTTCGAGGGGCGCGCGGTGACGAAGCTCTACCATGCGCTCCTCGTGGGCAATCCCACATGGACGGAACGCACCGCCGATGCACCGCTGCGCGTAGATGGGGACCGTCGCCACCGCACGGTCGTGGACATCGCGCACGGCAAGCCGTCGGTGACGCACTTTCGCGTATTGCAGCGCCTGAAGCGCTATGCGCTGGTCGAAGCAATGCCGGAGACCGGCCGCGCGCATCAGATTCGGGTGCACGCTGCGCTGCTCGGCCATCCGATCGCCGCGGACGACCTGTATGGCGACGGTAAACCGGTCTTCCTATCGCAACTGAAGCCCAACTATCGCGCGAACAGCGCCGAGGAGATTCCCCTGATTGGGCGGACGGCTCTGCACGCGCGCCGGCTGAAGCTCACGCATCCGGTCACGGGCGAGGCGCTCGACTTGCTCGCGCCGTATGCTAAGGACTTCAACGCAGTAGTGAGGCAGTTGGCGAAGCTGGCGTAG
- the arcA gene encoding arginine deiminase, whose protein sequence is MTPMPLDRSSMSDGSPFTPAQPAEWLPARVVLMCEPGIETLFAILQPGAANFLFPFSLAQGREEHRAYRRALEDHGVRVIDYREALARATRSRLTQWAREAVTFEYDAALTADERDEAARQLDVALAALDAGSLVDVILLRPTIRVARRAAGLDPTTRFEAQFTLDPPSPYYTRDPLITTREGVVITRLKLKQRAPENDIAAHVLESLGIAPRYRVQPPGTLEGGDFIPCGDFVLQGQGLLTNEDGVRQCLEHRVYGYVEVAVIEDPRMDMDEMHLDTYFAMLDRDLALCVESRLSGDEEPAVKVYVPRGAPERYTYVLTRTMLFSRYLQEKGIHVIPFSKAEQLDFAANGLLVGPRRLMCARRAGEPFLQRLRAAGVDVQAIAFDALVGGYGGPHCSTQVLVRG, encoded by the coding sequence ATGACGCCGATGCCGCTCGACCGCTCTTCGATGTCCGATGGCTCGCCGTTTACTCCGGCACAACCCGCCGAGTGGCTGCCGGCGCGGGTCGTGCTGATGTGCGAGCCGGGCATTGAGACACTATTTGCGATCCTACAGCCTGGCGCAGCCAACTTTTTATTCCCGTTCTCTCTGGCGCAGGGGCGCGAGGAACACCGCGCCTACCGACGCGCGTTGGAAGACCACGGCGTGCGCGTGATTGACTACCGCGAGGCATTGGCGCGGGCGACGCGCAGCCGGCTGACGCAGTGGGCGCGCGAGGCAGTGACGTTCGAATACGACGCAGCGCTCACCGCTGACGAGCGCGACGAGGCCGCGCGCCAGCTCGACGTCGCGCTGGCCGCGCTCGACGCCGGCAGCCTGGTGGATGTGATCTTGCTCCGGCCGACGATCCGCGTCGCGCGCCGCGCCGCCGGCCTGGACCCCACGACCCGTTTCGAGGCGCAGTTCACACTCGATCCGCCCAGCCCATACTACACGCGCGACCCGCTCATCACCACGCGCGAGGGCGTGGTGATCACGCGCCTGAAGCTGAAGCAGCGCGCGCCGGAGAACGACATCGCCGCGCATGTGCTCGAGTCACTCGGCATCGCGCCGCGATACCGCGTCCAGCCCCCCGGCACGCTAGAGGGCGGCGACTTCATCCCTTGCGGCGACTTCGTGCTGCAAGGTCAGGGGTTGCTGACCAATGAGGACGGCGTGCGCCAGTGCCTTGAGCATCGCGTTTACGGCTATGTCGAGGTGGCGGTGATCGAAGACCCGCGCATGGACATGGACGAGATGCACCTCGACACGTACTTCGCCATGCTCGACCGCGACCTGGCGCTTTGTGTCGAGTCGCGGCTCAGCGGCGATGAGGAGCCGGCGGTCAAGGTGTATGTTCCACGGGGTGCGCCGGAGCGCTACACCTACGTCCTCACCCGCACCATGCTGTTCTCCCGCTATCTGCAAGAGAAGGGCATCCACGTCATCCCGTTCAGCAAGGCCGAGCAACTGGACTTCGCCGCAAACGGTTTGTTGGTCGGCCCCAGGCGGTTAATGTGTGCGAGGCGCGCCGGCGAGCCGTTCTTGCAGCGGCTGCGTGCGGCTGGCGTAGATGTGCAGGCCATTGCGTTTGACGCCCTGGTGGGGGGATACGGCGGACCGCACTGTTCGACGCAGGTGTTGGTGCGCGGCTGA